One Alnus glutinosa chromosome 3, dhAlnGlut1.1, whole genome shotgun sequence genomic region harbors:
- the LOC133863895 gene encoding anthranilate synthase alpha subunit 1, chloroplastic, whose translation MSSAKMQSLGVSHSLVPSSHRRSPVPVIGIASGRRRSSSSRSSSSLAFVRTVKCCSLTTSSSSSLVDNGTQFAEASKKSNLVPLYRTIFSDQLTPVLAYRCLVKEDDRDAPSFLFESVEPHPIVSTVGRYSIVGAQPTMEIVAKEHKVTIMDHEEGRLTEEFVEDPMVIPRRISEEWKPQLIDELPNTFCGGWVGYFSYDTVRYVEKKKLPFSKAPKDDRNLADIHLGLYDDVIVFDHVEKKAHVIHWVRLDRYSSIDKAYKDGVKRLEVLVSRVQNINPPKLAPGFVKLDTRRFGPSLKKSSMTSEEYKKAVLQAKEHIMAGDIFQVVLSQRFERRTFADPFEVYRALRVVNPSPYMTYLQARGCILVASSPEILTRTRKNKIINRPLAGTVRRGKTIQEDQMLEAQLLSDEKQCAEHVMLVDLGRNDVGKVSKYGSVKVEKVMNVERYSHVMHISSTVTGELQDHLTCWDALRAALPVGTVSGAPKVRAMEIIDDLEVTRRGPYSGGFGSVSFSGDMDIALALRTIVFPTGTRYDTMYSYKDATKRQEWVANLQTGAGIVADSNPDDEQQECQNKAAGLARAIDLAESTFVDT comes from the exons ATGAGCTCTGCCAAGATGCAAAGTTTAGGCGTTTCTCACAGCTTGGTCCCGTCGAGCCACAGGCGGTCTCCGGTCCCGGTCATCGGCATTGCcagtggaagaagaagaagctcaagCTCAAGATCAAGCTCGTCGCTTGCGTTCGTCCGTACAGTGAAATGCTGCTCTCTGACAACAAGCTCCTCGTCGTCTTTAG TTGATAATGGGACCCAATTCGCCGAAgcttctaaaaagtcaaatctaGTTCCGCTTTACCGGACCATATTCTCCGACCAGCTTACTCCGGTTCTAGCTTATCGGTGCTTGGTTAAAGAAGACGATCGAGATGCTCCGAGCTTTCTTTTTGAGTCCGTGGAGCCCCATCCTATTGTTTCGACCGTT GGGCGTTATAGTATAGTTGGAGCTCAGCCAACGATGGAAATTGTGGCAAAAGAACATAAGGTCACAATAATGGACCATGAGGAAGGGCGTTTAACTGAGGAGTTTGTTGAAGACCCAATGGTGATTCCTAGAAGAATCTCGGAGGAATGGAAACCTCAACTTATTGATGAACTTCCGAATACATTTTGTG GTGGCTGGGTAGGTTATTTCTCATATGATACAGTTCGCTATGTGGAGAAGAAAAAGCTTCCATTCTCTAAGGCACCAAAGGACGATAGAAACCTTGCTGACATACATCTTGGTCTCTATGATGACGTGATTGTTTTTGATCATGTGGAGAAG AAAGCACATGTGATTCACTGGGTGAGGTTAGATCGGTACTCCTCTATTGACAAGGCTTATAAAGACGGAGTGAAACGCTTGGAAGTATTAGTATCCAGAGTTCAAAATATTAACCC CCCAAAGCTTGCCCCGGGCTTTGTGAAATTAGATACTCGCCGTTTTGGTCCTTCTTTAAAGAAGTCATCCATGACCAGTGAAGAATACAAGAAGGCCGTATTGCAGGCCAAAGAACATATTATGGCAGGAGATATCTTCCAGGTCGTATTGAGTCAACGTTTTGAACGCCGAACATTTGCTGACCCATTTGAAGTTTACAGAGCATTGCGAGTTGTGAACCCAAGTCCATATATGACTTACTTACAA GCTAGAGGATGTATTCTGGTTGCTTCAAGTCCAGAAATTCTTACGCGTACAAGGAAG AATAAGATTATCAATCGGCCATTGGCCGGCACCGTGAGAAGAGGGAAGACAATTCAAGAAGATCAGATGCTGGAAGCTCAGCTGCTAAGTGATGAAAAGCAATGTGCAGAACACGTCATGCTGGTTGATTTGGGTCGAAATGATGTTGGGAAG GTCTCAAAATATGGTTCCGTGAAGGTGGAAAAGGTTATGAATGTTGAACGGTATTCCCATGTGATGCACATAAGTTCCACG GTTACTGGAGAGTTGCAAGATCATCTCACTTGCTGGGATGCCCTGCGTGCTGCATTGCCTGTCGGAACTGTTAGTGGAGCACCAAAG GTCAGGGCCATGGAAATAATCGATGATTTGGAAGTAACTCGGCGCGGGCCATACAGCGGTGGATTCGGAAGTGTTTCTTTTTCTGGAGACATGGACATCGCCCTAGCTCTAAGGACAATTGTGTTCCCCACAGGAACCCGATATGACACCATGTATTCATACAAGGATGCAACCAAGCGCCAGGAATGGGTTGCTAACCTTCAAACTGGTGCTGGTATTGTGGCTGACAGTAATCCTGACGACGAACAACAGGAATGCCAGAACAAGGCTGCTGGTCTCGCCCGTGCCATCGACTTGGCTGAATCGACTTTTGTTGACACATGA
- the LOC133864752 gene encoding pleckstrin homology domain-containing protein 1, producing MASLWRAATGQAEKPSNYDGVEFWSNPERTGWLMKQGEYIKTWRRRWFVLKQGKLFWFKESTVTRVSTPRGVIPVASCLTVKGAEDVLNKQYAFELSTRAETMYFIADSEKEKEDWINSIGRSIVQHSRSVTDSEIVDYDSKR from the coding sequence ATGGCGAGCCTGTGGCGGGCCGCGACGGGCCAGGCGGAGAAGCCCAGTAACTACGACGGCGTGGAGTTCTGGTCGAACCCGGAGCGCACCGGGTGGCTGATGAAGCAAGGCGAGTACATCAAGACGTGGCGCCGCCGCTGGTTCGTGCTTAAGCAAGGCAAGCTCTTCTGGTTCAAGGAATCCACCGTCACCCGCGTCTCCACGCCACGTGGCGTCATCCCAGTGGCCAGCTGCCTCACAGTTAAGGGCGCCGAGGACGTCCTCAACAAACAGTACGCCTTCGAGCTCTCCACCCGGGCCGAGACCATGTACTTCATCGCCGACtcagagaaggagaaggaggacTGGATCAACTCCATCGGACGGTCCATAGTGCAGCACTCCAGGTCGGTTACCGATTCCGAGATCGTCGATTACGATAGCAAGCGGTGA
- the LOC133864753 gene encoding small ribosomal subunit protein bTHXc-like, translating into MASLLLVSLPIPSLAPSLSFSQSETLSLPNPKCPDSISLSATSPTPPLIYCGRGDRKTAKGKRFAHSFGNARPRDKKKGRGPPKPPMPPSQPKKDRFDDD; encoded by the exons ATGGCTTCTCTGCTTCTGGTATCACTTCCAATTCCATCTCTGGCCCCCAGTTTATCGTTCTCTCAGTCAGAAACCCTTTCTCTTCCAAACCCCAAATGCCCCGATTCTATTTCACTCTCTGCAACAAGTCCAACACCACCATTAA TTTACTGTGGCAGAGGTGACAGAAAGACTGCCAAAGGCAAGCGCTTTGCGCACTCTTTTGGAAAT GCGAGGCCTCGGGACAAGAAGAAGGGGAGGGGTCCACCGAAGCCTCCGATGCCTCCGTCGCAGCCTAAGAAAGATCGGTTCGATGATGATTAG